A section of the Drosophila sechellia strain sech25 chromosome 3L, ASM438219v1, whole genome shotgun sequence genome encodes:
- the LOC6605362 gene encoding uncharacterized protein LOC6605362 isoform X2, giving the protein MLHCQVEGAKAEQCECPVMHSENSAETFSSVEPQASDCIQPLEVQSAKRTTNIEESFKVDCKLSLNTLLSPINIIDPLRKQIDFQCNLGDLSFFGPVMCSISELNKEEQTLEPYFIPELYMACAGKEVEQVAEETVIETGPQLKLPKNQPINDSITTETNETKLPPMEPLNVSRLAEFSEPVMGKSNISIEEVNLKGAVGIIEPISDEPNIQPVESAEKLYPKSLAIQIPPLKIEDLISPLIEKPRIATKLGLISFLTGNKLALTPSVRLSFGDRVTTRRNTKSKEIIQQQASKSLKALISVLTMQRRLAASQHDNSNNSRTKRFEQLKSSLSFSRVFRQNIFQSTSVIENRQLNTDGNSLESGEPNFNSPSEHKEPLPIPYRLDAGEGLTCNGLNVSKDSVFSEVSESDVSETQNKLFAMKKPQAGLKSIAKLSDILNNGRVLFSQPVRLFCFNKLKEWKRQGEGQIEVIEHDGSYYIVLHDKVSGELIIHMRVDERWRIDYMTKSSYSCRWTNINYANCRDGILERIACSFREPSHAAEFVARVRNIDFLGNSLEFLAFESVFKLSINYCAILEYIL; this is encoded by the exons ATGTTGCACTGCCAAGTGGAAGGGGCGAAAGCAGAGCAATGTGAGTGTCCTGTGATGCACTCAGAGAATTCGGCGGAAACTTTCAGTTCGGTGGAACCCCAAGCTAGTGACTGTATCCAGCCGTTGGAAGTCCAAAGTGCAAAGCGGACAACAAACATAGAAGAGTCCTTTAAGGTGGACTGTAAGCTTTCGCTGAATACCCTTCTGTCACCTATCAATATCATCGATCCATTGCGTAagcaaattgattttcagTGTAATTTGGGTGACTTATCCTTCTTTGGACCAGTCATGTGTTCTATATCAGAGTTAAACAAAGAGGAACAAACTCTGGAGCCGTATTTTATTCCGGAATTATATATGGCTTGTGCTGGCAAAGAAGTTGAGCAAGTTGCGGAGGAAACTGTAATCGAAACTGGACCACAGTTGAAGCTACCGAAAAATCAACCTATCAACGATTCGATAACAACAGAAACTAATGAAACAAAGTTACCGCCAATGGAACCACTAAATGTTTCACGCTTAGCAGAATTCAGTGAACCAGTGATgggaaaatcaaatatatCCATTGAAGAAGTCAATCTCAAAGGAGCCGTAGGAATAATTGAACCCATAAGTGATGAACCAAATATCCAACCAGTAGAAAGTGCTGAAAAACTATATCCAAAATCACTTGCAATTCAAATACCGCCTCTAAAGATCGAAGATTTGATTTCTCCATTGATAGAAAAACCTAGGATAGCAACTAAACTGGGGCTTATTAGTTTCTTGACAGGAAACAAGTTGGCTTTAACGCCCAGTGTAAGGCTCTCGTTTGGCGATAGAGTAACGACCAGGAGAAACACAAAATCCAAGGAGATCATTCAACAGCAAGCTTCCAAATCATTAAAGGCGCTAATTTCAGTTTTAACAATGCAAAGAAGGCTAGCGGCATCTCAGCATG ATAATTCCAATAATAGCCGAACGAAACGATTTGAACAACTAAAAAGCTCTTTATCCTTTTCAAGAGTGTTTAGGCAGAACATCTTTCAGTCAACTTCGGTAATAGAAAACCGCCAGCTGAATACCGATGGTAACTCACTGGAGTCTGGGGAACCCAATTTTAACAGTCCAAGCGAACACAAGGAACCACTTCCCATACCATACCGACTAGATGCTGGCGAAGGACTAACTTGTAATGGATTGAACGTAAGCAAGGATTCAGTTTTTAGTGAGGTTTCCGAAAGTGATGTATCGGAAACGCAGAATAAGTTATTTGCGATGAAAAAACCGCAGGCGGGGCTTAAATCGATTGCCAAACTAAGTGACATTCTGAACAATGGTAGGGTATTGTTCAGCCAGCCCGTTAGACTTTTCTGTTTTAACAAATTGAAGGAGTGGAAACGGCAAG GCGAGGGTCAAATCGAGGTGATCGAGCACGACGGATCATACTACATAGTACTCCATGACAAGGTCAGCGGTGAGCTGATCATCCACATGCGGGTGGACGAGAGGTGGCGCATCGACTACATGACCAAGAGTTCCTACAGTTGCCGTTGGACCAACATCAACTACGCCAACTGCCGCGATGGCATCCTGGAGAGGATCGCCTGCTCCTTCCGTGAACCCAGCCATGCTGCTGAGTTTGTCGCCCGGGTTCGGAATA TTGATTTCCTTGGGAATTCCTTGGAGTTTCTCGCATTCGAGAGCGTGTTTAAGCTGTCCATAAATTATTGTGCGATCcttgaatatattttgtaa
- the LOC6605362 gene encoding uncharacterized protein LOC6605362 isoform X5 encodes MLHCQVEGAKAEQCECPVMHSENSAETFSSVEPQASDCIQPLEVQSAKRTTNIEESFKVDCKLSLNTLLSPINIIDPLRKQIDFQCNLGDLSFFGPVMCSISELNKEEQTLEPYFIPELYMACAGKEVEQVAEETVIETGPQLKLPKNQPINDSITTETNETKLPPMEPLNVSRLAEFSEPVMGKSNISIEEVNLKGAVGIIEPISDEPNIQPVESAEKLYPKSLAIQIPPLKIEDLISPLIEKPRIATKLGLISFLTGNKLALTPSVRLSFGDRVTTRRNTKSKEIIQQQASKSLKALISVLTMQRRLAASQHDNSNNSRTKRFEQLKSSLSFSRVFRQNIFQSTSVIENRQLNTDGNSLESGEPNFNSPSEHKEPLPIPYRLDAGEGLTCNGLNVSKDSVFSEVSESDVSETQNKLFAMKKPQAGLKSIAKLSDILNNGRVLFSQPVRLFCFNKLKEWKRQGEGQIEVIEHDGSYYIVLHDKVSGELIIHMRVDERWRIDYMTKSSYSCRWTNINYANCRDGILERIACSFREPSHAAEFVARVRNSALQSRLECSS; translated from the exons ATGTTGCACTGCCAAGTGGAAGGGGCGAAAGCAGAGCAATGTGAGTGTCCTGTGATGCACTCAGAGAATTCGGCGGAAACTTTCAGTTCGGTGGAACCCCAAGCTAGTGACTGTATCCAGCCGTTGGAAGTCCAAAGTGCAAAGCGGACAACAAACATAGAAGAGTCCTTTAAGGTGGACTGTAAGCTTTCGCTGAATACCCTTCTGTCACCTATCAATATCATCGATCCATTGCGTAagcaaattgattttcagTGTAATTTGGGTGACTTATCCTTCTTTGGACCAGTCATGTGTTCTATATCAGAGTTAAACAAAGAGGAACAAACTCTGGAGCCGTATTTTATTCCGGAATTATATATGGCTTGTGCTGGCAAAGAAGTTGAGCAAGTTGCGGAGGAAACTGTAATCGAAACTGGACCACAGTTGAAGCTACCGAAAAATCAACCTATCAACGATTCGATAACAACAGAAACTAATGAAACAAAGTTACCGCCAATGGAACCACTAAATGTTTCACGCTTAGCAGAATTCAGTGAACCAGTGATgggaaaatcaaatatatCCATTGAAGAAGTCAATCTCAAAGGAGCCGTAGGAATAATTGAACCCATAAGTGATGAACCAAATATCCAACCAGTAGAAAGTGCTGAAAAACTATATCCAAAATCACTTGCAATTCAAATACCGCCTCTAAAGATCGAAGATTTGATTTCTCCATTGATAGAAAAACCTAGGATAGCAACTAAACTGGGGCTTATTAGTTTCTTGACAGGAAACAAGTTGGCTTTAACGCCCAGTGTAAGGCTCTCGTTTGGCGATAGAGTAACGACCAGGAGAAACACAAAATCCAAGGAGATCATTCAACAGCAAGCTTCCAAATCATTAAAGGCGCTAATTTCAGTTTTAACAATGCAAAGAAGGCTAGCGGCATCTCAGCATG ATAATTCCAATAATAGCCGAACGAAACGATTTGAACAACTAAAAAGCTCTTTATCCTTTTCAAGAGTGTTTAGGCAGAACATCTTTCAGTCAACTTCGGTAATAGAAAACCGCCAGCTGAATACCGATGGTAACTCACTGGAGTCTGGGGAACCCAATTTTAACAGTCCAAGCGAACACAAGGAACCACTTCCCATACCATACCGACTAGATGCTGGCGAAGGACTAACTTGTAATGGATTGAACGTAAGCAAGGATTCAGTTTTTAGTGAGGTTTCCGAAAGTGATGTATCGGAAACGCAGAATAAGTTATTTGCGATGAAAAAACCGCAGGCGGGGCTTAAATCGATTGCCAAACTAAGTGACATTCTGAACAATGGTAGGGTATTGTTCAGCCAGCCCGTTAGACTTTTCTGTTTTAACAAATTGAAGGAGTGGAAACGGCAAG GCGAGGGTCAAATCGAGGTGATCGAGCACGACGGATCATACTACATAGTACTCCATGACAAGGTCAGCGGTGAGCTGATCATCCACATGCGGGTGGACGAGAGGTGGCGCATCGACTACATGACCAAGAGTTCCTACAGTTGCCGTTGGACCAACATCAACTACGCCAACTGCCGCGATGGCATCCTGGAGAGGATCGCCTGCTCCTTCCGTGAACCCAGCCATGCTGCTGAGTTTGTCGCCCGGGTTCGGAATAGTGCGCTCCAATCACGCCTCGAATGCAGTTCCTAA
- the LOC6605362 gene encoding uncharacterized protein LOC6605362 isoform X6, whose amino-acid sequence MLHCQVEGAKAEQCECPVMHSENSAETFSSVEPQASDCIQPLEVQSAKRTTNIEESFKVDCKLSLNTLLSPINIIDPLLMCSISELNKEEQTLEPYFIPELYMACAGKEVEQVAEETVIETGPQLKLPKNQPINDSITTETNETKLPPMEPLNVSRLAEFSEPVMGKSNISIEEVNLKGAVGIIEPISDEPNIQPVESAEKLYPKSLAIQIPPLKIEDLISPLIEKPRIATKLGLISFLTGNKLALTPSVRLSFGDRVTTRRNTKSKEIIQQQASKSLKALISVLTMQRRLAASQHDNSNNSRTKRFEQLKSSLSFSRVFRQNIFQSTSVIENRQLNTDGNSLESGEPNFNSPSEHKEPLPIPYRLDAGEGLTCNGLNVSKDSVFSEVSESDVSETQNKLFAMKKPQAGLKSIAKLSDILNNGRVLFSQPVRLFCFNKLKEWKRQGKVPRSHESPYRSPSFSGEGQIEVIEHDGSYYIVLHDKVSGELIIHMRVDERWRIDYMTKSSYSCRWTNINYANCRDGILERIACSFREPSHAAEFVARVRNSALQSRLECSS is encoded by the exons ATGTTGCACTGCCAAGTGGAAGGGGCGAAAGCAGAGCAATGTGAGTGTCCTGTGATGCACTCAGAGAATTCGGCGGAAACTTTCAGTTCGGTGGAACCCCAAGCTAGTGACTGTATCCAGCCGTTGGAAGTCCAAAGTGCAAAGCGGACAACAAACATAGAAGAGTCCTTTAAGGTGGACTGTAAGCTTTCGCTGAATACCCTTCTGTCACCTATCAATATCATCGATCCATTGC TCATGTGTTCTATATCAGAGTTAAACAAAGAGGAACAAACTCTGGAGCCGTATTTTATTCCGGAATTATATATGGCTTGTGCTGGCAAAGAAGTTGAGCAAGTTGCGGAGGAAACTGTAATCGAAACTGGACCACAGTTGAAGCTACCGAAAAATCAACCTATCAACGATTCGATAACAACAGAAACTAATGAAACAAAGTTACCGCCAATGGAACCACTAAATGTTTCACGCTTAGCAGAATTCAGTGAACCAGTGATgggaaaatcaaatatatCCATTGAAGAAGTCAATCTCAAAGGAGCCGTAGGAATAATTGAACCCATAAGTGATGAACCAAATATCCAACCAGTAGAAAGTGCTGAAAAACTATATCCAAAATCACTTGCAATTCAAATACCGCCTCTAAAGATCGAAGATTTGATTTCTCCATTGATAGAAAAACCTAGGATAGCAACTAAACTGGGGCTTATTAGTTTCTTGACAGGAAACAAGTTGGCTTTAACGCCCAGTGTAAGGCTCTCGTTTGGCGATAGAGTAACGACCAGGAGAAACACAAAATCCAAGGAGATCATTCAACAGCAAGCTTCCAAATCATTAAAGGCGCTAATTTCAGTTTTAACAATGCAAAGAAGGCTAGCGGCATCTCAGCATG ATAATTCCAATAATAGCCGAACGAAACGATTTGAACAACTAAAAAGCTCTTTATCCTTTTCAAGAGTGTTTAGGCAGAACATCTTTCAGTCAACTTCGGTAATAGAAAACCGCCAGCTGAATACCGATGGTAACTCACTGGAGTCTGGGGAACCCAATTTTAACAGTCCAAGCGAACACAAGGAACCACTTCCCATACCATACCGACTAGATGCTGGCGAAGGACTAACTTGTAATGGATTGAACGTAAGCAAGGATTCAGTTTTTAGTGAGGTTTCCGAAAGTGATGTATCGGAAACGCAGAATAAGTTATTTGCGATGAAAAAACCGCAGGCGGGGCTTAAATCGATTGCCAAACTAAGTGACATTCTGAACAATGGTAGGGTATTGTTCAGCCAGCCCGTTAGACTTTTCTGTTTTAACAAATTGAAGGAGTGGAAACGGCAAGGTAAAGTACCACGTTCCCACGAGAGTCCTTACCGTTCTCCCTCCTTCTCAGGCGAGGGTCAAATCGAGGTGATCGAGCACGACGGATCATACTACATAGTACTCCATGACAAGGTCAGCGGTGAGCTGATCATCCACATGCGGGTGGACGAGAGGTGGCGCATCGACTACATGACCAAGAGTTCCTACAGTTGCCGTTGGACCAACATCAACTACGCCAACTGCCGCGATGGCATCCTGGAGAGGATCGCCTGCTCCTTCCGTGAACCCAGCCATGCTGCTGAGTTTGTCGCCCGGGTTCGGAATAGTGCGCTCCAATCACGCCTCGAATGCAGTTCCTAA
- the LOC6605362 gene encoding uncharacterized protein LOC6605362 isoform X1, with protein sequence MLHCQVEGAKAEQCECPVMHSENSAETFSSVEPQASDCIQPLEVQSAKRTTNIEESFKVDCKLSLNTLLSPINIIDPLRKQIDFQCNLGDLSFFGPVMCSISELNKEEQTLEPYFIPELYMACAGKEVEQVAEETVIETGPQLKLPKNQPINDSITTETNETKLPPMEPLNVSRLAEFSEPVMGKSNISIEEVNLKGAVGIIEPISDEPNIQPVESAEKLYPKSLAIQIPPLKIEDLISPLIEKPRIATKLGLISFLTGNKLALTPSVRLSFGDRVTTRRNTKSKEIIQQQASKSLKALISVLTMQRRLAASQHDNSNNSRTKRFEQLKSSLSFSRVFRQNIFQSTSVIENRQLNTDGNSLESGEPNFNSPSEHKEPLPIPYRLDAGEGLTCNGLNVSKDSVFSEVSESDVSETQNKLFAMKKPQAGLKSIAKLSDILNNGRVLFSQPVRLFCFNKLKEWKRQGKVPRSHESPYRSPSFSGEGQIEVIEHDGSYYIVLHDKVSGELIIHMRVDERWRIDYMTKSSYSCRWTNINYANCRDGILERIACSFREPSHAAEFVARVRNIDFLGNSLEFLAFESVFKLSINYCAILEYIL encoded by the exons ATGTTGCACTGCCAAGTGGAAGGGGCGAAAGCAGAGCAATGTGAGTGTCCTGTGATGCACTCAGAGAATTCGGCGGAAACTTTCAGTTCGGTGGAACCCCAAGCTAGTGACTGTATCCAGCCGTTGGAAGTCCAAAGTGCAAAGCGGACAACAAACATAGAAGAGTCCTTTAAGGTGGACTGTAAGCTTTCGCTGAATACCCTTCTGTCACCTATCAATATCATCGATCCATTGCGTAagcaaattgattttcagTGTAATTTGGGTGACTTATCCTTCTTTGGACCAGTCATGTGTTCTATATCAGAGTTAAACAAAGAGGAACAAACTCTGGAGCCGTATTTTATTCCGGAATTATATATGGCTTGTGCTGGCAAAGAAGTTGAGCAAGTTGCGGAGGAAACTGTAATCGAAACTGGACCACAGTTGAAGCTACCGAAAAATCAACCTATCAACGATTCGATAACAACAGAAACTAATGAAACAAAGTTACCGCCAATGGAACCACTAAATGTTTCACGCTTAGCAGAATTCAGTGAACCAGTGATgggaaaatcaaatatatCCATTGAAGAAGTCAATCTCAAAGGAGCCGTAGGAATAATTGAACCCATAAGTGATGAACCAAATATCCAACCAGTAGAAAGTGCTGAAAAACTATATCCAAAATCACTTGCAATTCAAATACCGCCTCTAAAGATCGAAGATTTGATTTCTCCATTGATAGAAAAACCTAGGATAGCAACTAAACTGGGGCTTATTAGTTTCTTGACAGGAAACAAGTTGGCTTTAACGCCCAGTGTAAGGCTCTCGTTTGGCGATAGAGTAACGACCAGGAGAAACACAAAATCCAAGGAGATCATTCAACAGCAAGCTTCCAAATCATTAAAGGCGCTAATTTCAGTTTTAACAATGCAAAGAAGGCTAGCGGCATCTCAGCATG ATAATTCCAATAATAGCCGAACGAAACGATTTGAACAACTAAAAAGCTCTTTATCCTTTTCAAGAGTGTTTAGGCAGAACATCTTTCAGTCAACTTCGGTAATAGAAAACCGCCAGCTGAATACCGATGGTAACTCACTGGAGTCTGGGGAACCCAATTTTAACAGTCCAAGCGAACACAAGGAACCACTTCCCATACCATACCGACTAGATGCTGGCGAAGGACTAACTTGTAATGGATTGAACGTAAGCAAGGATTCAGTTTTTAGTGAGGTTTCCGAAAGTGATGTATCGGAAACGCAGAATAAGTTATTTGCGATGAAAAAACCGCAGGCGGGGCTTAAATCGATTGCCAAACTAAGTGACATTCTGAACAATGGTAGGGTATTGTTCAGCCAGCCCGTTAGACTTTTCTGTTTTAACAAATTGAAGGAGTGGAAACGGCAAGGTAAAGTACCACGTTCCCACGAGAGTCCTTACCGTTCTCCCTCCTTCTCAGGCGAGGGTCAAATCGAGGTGATCGAGCACGACGGATCATACTACATAGTACTCCATGACAAGGTCAGCGGTGAGCTGATCATCCACATGCGGGTGGACGAGAGGTGGCGCATCGACTACATGACCAAGAGTTCCTACAGTTGCCGTTGGACCAACATCAACTACGCCAACTGCCGCGATGGCATCCTGGAGAGGATCGCCTGCTCCTTCCGTGAACCCAGCCATGCTGCTGAGTTTGTCGCCCGGGTTCGGAATA TTGATTTCCTTGGGAATTCCTTGGAGTTTCTCGCATTCGAGAGCGTGTTTAAGCTGTCCATAAATTATTGTGCGATCcttgaatatattttgtaa
- the LOC6605362 gene encoding uncharacterized protein LOC6605362 isoform X7, giving the protein MLHCQVEGAKAEQCECPVMHSENSAETFSSVEPQASDCIQPLEVQSAKRTTNIEESFKVDCKLSLNTLLSPINIIDPLLMCSISELNKEEQTLEPYFIPELYMACAGKEVEQVAEETVIETGPQLKLPKNQPINDSITTETNETKLPPMEPLNVSRLAEFSEPVMGKSNISIEEVNLKGAVGIIEPISDEPNIQPVESAEKLYPKSLAIQIPPLKIEDLISPLIEKPRIATKLGLISFLTGNKLALTPSVRLSFGDRVTTRRNTKSKEIIQQQASKSLKALISVLTMQRRLAASQHDNSNNSRTKRFEQLKSSLSFSRVFRQNIFQSTSVIENRQLNTDGNSLESGEPNFNSPSEHKEPLPIPYRLDAGEGLTCNGLNVSKDSVFSEVSESDVSETQNKLFAMKKPQAGLKSIAKLSDILNNGRVLFSQPVRLFCFNKLKEWKRQGEGQIEVIEHDGSYYIVLHDKVSGELIIHMRVDERWRIDYMTKSSYSCRWTNINYANCRDGILERIACSFREPSHAAEFVARVRNSALQSRLECSS; this is encoded by the exons ATGTTGCACTGCCAAGTGGAAGGGGCGAAAGCAGAGCAATGTGAGTGTCCTGTGATGCACTCAGAGAATTCGGCGGAAACTTTCAGTTCGGTGGAACCCCAAGCTAGTGACTGTATCCAGCCGTTGGAAGTCCAAAGTGCAAAGCGGACAACAAACATAGAAGAGTCCTTTAAGGTGGACTGTAAGCTTTCGCTGAATACCCTTCTGTCACCTATCAATATCATCGATCCATTGC TCATGTGTTCTATATCAGAGTTAAACAAAGAGGAACAAACTCTGGAGCCGTATTTTATTCCGGAATTATATATGGCTTGTGCTGGCAAAGAAGTTGAGCAAGTTGCGGAGGAAACTGTAATCGAAACTGGACCACAGTTGAAGCTACCGAAAAATCAACCTATCAACGATTCGATAACAACAGAAACTAATGAAACAAAGTTACCGCCAATGGAACCACTAAATGTTTCACGCTTAGCAGAATTCAGTGAACCAGTGATgggaaaatcaaatatatCCATTGAAGAAGTCAATCTCAAAGGAGCCGTAGGAATAATTGAACCCATAAGTGATGAACCAAATATCCAACCAGTAGAAAGTGCTGAAAAACTATATCCAAAATCACTTGCAATTCAAATACCGCCTCTAAAGATCGAAGATTTGATTTCTCCATTGATAGAAAAACCTAGGATAGCAACTAAACTGGGGCTTATTAGTTTCTTGACAGGAAACAAGTTGGCTTTAACGCCCAGTGTAAGGCTCTCGTTTGGCGATAGAGTAACGACCAGGAGAAACACAAAATCCAAGGAGATCATTCAACAGCAAGCTTCCAAATCATTAAAGGCGCTAATTTCAGTTTTAACAATGCAAAGAAGGCTAGCGGCATCTCAGCATG ATAATTCCAATAATAGCCGAACGAAACGATTTGAACAACTAAAAAGCTCTTTATCCTTTTCAAGAGTGTTTAGGCAGAACATCTTTCAGTCAACTTCGGTAATAGAAAACCGCCAGCTGAATACCGATGGTAACTCACTGGAGTCTGGGGAACCCAATTTTAACAGTCCAAGCGAACACAAGGAACCACTTCCCATACCATACCGACTAGATGCTGGCGAAGGACTAACTTGTAATGGATTGAACGTAAGCAAGGATTCAGTTTTTAGTGAGGTTTCCGAAAGTGATGTATCGGAAACGCAGAATAAGTTATTTGCGATGAAAAAACCGCAGGCGGGGCTTAAATCGATTGCCAAACTAAGTGACATTCTGAACAATGGTAGGGTATTGTTCAGCCAGCCCGTTAGACTTTTCTGTTTTAACAAATTGAAGGAGTGGAAACGGCAAG GCGAGGGTCAAATCGAGGTGATCGAGCACGACGGATCATACTACATAGTACTCCATGACAAGGTCAGCGGTGAGCTGATCATCCACATGCGGGTGGACGAGAGGTGGCGCATCGACTACATGACCAAGAGTTCCTACAGTTGCCGTTGGACCAACATCAACTACGCCAACTGCCGCGATGGCATCCTGGAGAGGATCGCCTGCTCCTTCCGTGAACCCAGCCATGCTGCTGAGTTTGTCGCCCGGGTTCGGAATAGTGCGCTCCAATCACGCCTCGAATGCAGTTCCTAA
- the LOC6605362 gene encoding uncharacterized protein LOC6605362 isoform X3, with the protein MLHCQVEGAKAEQCECPVMHSENSAETFSSVEPQASDCIQPLEVQSAKRTTNIEESFKVDCKLSLNTLLSPINIIDPLLMCSISELNKEEQTLEPYFIPELYMACAGKEVEQVAEETVIETGPQLKLPKNQPINDSITTETNETKLPPMEPLNVSRLAEFSEPVMGKSNISIEEVNLKGAVGIIEPISDEPNIQPVESAEKLYPKSLAIQIPPLKIEDLISPLIEKPRIATKLGLISFLTGNKLALTPSVRLSFGDRVTTRRNTKSKEIIQQQASKSLKALISVLTMQRRLAASQHDNSNNSRTKRFEQLKSSLSFSRVFRQNIFQSTSVIENRQLNTDGNSLESGEPNFNSPSEHKEPLPIPYRLDAGEGLTCNGLNVSKDSVFSEVSESDVSETQNKLFAMKKPQAGLKSIAKLSDILNNGRVLFSQPVRLFCFNKLKEWKRQGKVPRSHESPYRSPSFSGEGQIEVIEHDGSYYIVLHDKVSGELIIHMRVDERWRIDYMTKSSYSCRWTNINYANCRDGILERIACSFREPSHAAEFVARVRNIDFLGNSLEFLAFESVFKLSINYCAILEYIL; encoded by the exons ATGTTGCACTGCCAAGTGGAAGGGGCGAAAGCAGAGCAATGTGAGTGTCCTGTGATGCACTCAGAGAATTCGGCGGAAACTTTCAGTTCGGTGGAACCCCAAGCTAGTGACTGTATCCAGCCGTTGGAAGTCCAAAGTGCAAAGCGGACAACAAACATAGAAGAGTCCTTTAAGGTGGACTGTAAGCTTTCGCTGAATACCCTTCTGTCACCTATCAATATCATCGATCCATTGC TCATGTGTTCTATATCAGAGTTAAACAAAGAGGAACAAACTCTGGAGCCGTATTTTATTCCGGAATTATATATGGCTTGTGCTGGCAAAGAAGTTGAGCAAGTTGCGGAGGAAACTGTAATCGAAACTGGACCACAGTTGAAGCTACCGAAAAATCAACCTATCAACGATTCGATAACAACAGAAACTAATGAAACAAAGTTACCGCCAATGGAACCACTAAATGTTTCACGCTTAGCAGAATTCAGTGAACCAGTGATgggaaaatcaaatatatCCATTGAAGAAGTCAATCTCAAAGGAGCCGTAGGAATAATTGAACCCATAAGTGATGAACCAAATATCCAACCAGTAGAAAGTGCTGAAAAACTATATCCAAAATCACTTGCAATTCAAATACCGCCTCTAAAGATCGAAGATTTGATTTCTCCATTGATAGAAAAACCTAGGATAGCAACTAAACTGGGGCTTATTAGTTTCTTGACAGGAAACAAGTTGGCTTTAACGCCCAGTGTAAGGCTCTCGTTTGGCGATAGAGTAACGACCAGGAGAAACACAAAATCCAAGGAGATCATTCAACAGCAAGCTTCCAAATCATTAAAGGCGCTAATTTCAGTTTTAACAATGCAAAGAAGGCTAGCGGCATCTCAGCATG ATAATTCCAATAATAGCCGAACGAAACGATTTGAACAACTAAAAAGCTCTTTATCCTTTTCAAGAGTGTTTAGGCAGAACATCTTTCAGTCAACTTCGGTAATAGAAAACCGCCAGCTGAATACCGATGGTAACTCACTGGAGTCTGGGGAACCCAATTTTAACAGTCCAAGCGAACACAAGGAACCACTTCCCATACCATACCGACTAGATGCTGGCGAAGGACTAACTTGTAATGGATTGAACGTAAGCAAGGATTCAGTTTTTAGTGAGGTTTCCGAAAGTGATGTATCGGAAACGCAGAATAAGTTATTTGCGATGAAAAAACCGCAGGCGGGGCTTAAATCGATTGCCAAACTAAGTGACATTCTGAACAATGGTAGGGTATTGTTCAGCCAGCCCGTTAGACTTTTCTGTTTTAACAAATTGAAGGAGTGGAAACGGCAAGGTAAAGTACCACGTTCCCACGAGAGTCCTTACCGTTCTCCCTCCTTCTCAGGCGAGGGTCAAATCGAGGTGATCGAGCACGACGGATCATACTACATAGTACTCCATGACAAGGTCAGCGGTGAGCTGATCATCCACATGCGGGTGGACGAGAGGTGGCGCATCGACTACATGACCAAGAGTTCCTACAGTTGCCGTTGGACCAACATCAACTACGCCAACTGCCGCGATGGCATCCTGGAGAGGATCGCCTGCTCCTTCCGTGAACCCAGCCATGCTGCTGAGTTTGTCGCCCGGGTTCGGAATA TTGATTTCCTTGGGAATTCCTTGGAGTTTCTCGCATTCGAGAGCGTGTTTAAGCTGTCCATAAATTATTGTGCGATCcttgaatatattttgtaa